A window of the Anticarsia gemmatalis isolate Benzon Research Colony breed Stoneville strain chromosome W, ilAntGemm2 primary, whole genome shotgun sequence genome harbors these coding sequences:
- the LOC142985897 gene encoding uncharacterized protein LOC142985897, producing the protein MATQADQMLSILEDTASLLKKTQINLKKCPKERLSKPGYLQTRIQTIEEYWNTFKKAHQELLKCTTREQRGVISYFVNEEFFHQEDLYICMMGDLKDLLTAKTPDLSSTSNTSCIEHSPMKVKLPSIKLPTFSGNYEEWPTFKDLFISLIHECTKLSDIEKIHYLKTSVTGEAALLLKHIQPTSANYIQAWESLTHRYNNKRIIVNALLKRLFALKKCSHQSAVQLKVLLDTTSEIINSLKNLNVNTDSWDPLIVFLVAQKLDPESHKEWEQAAYSVNSEDLSTWKDLREFLEATFRALELVTPASSTRTTKERVLHVTTSENEKKKSCVLCKDVHTLCHCNAFNKMTIKERGEHVKTNKLCFNCLGAGHSVFKCRMPMSCRICKRRHHTLLHQPKNTSAAPQVEP; encoded by the coding sequence ATGGCGACTCAAGCAGACCAGATGTTAAGTATTCTTGAAGATACGGCGTCATTACTGAAGAAAACTCAAATTAATCTCAAAAAATGTCCAAAAGAACGTTTATCCAAGCCGGGATATTTACAGACACGCATCCAAACAATTGAAGAATACTGGAACACCTTCAAGAAGGCGCACCAAGAGTTATTAAAGTGCACAACAAGAGAACAACGTGGAGTAATATCATACTTCGTCAATGAAGAATTCTTTCATCAGGAAGACTTATATATTTGCATGATGGGTGACCTGAAAGACCTGTTGACCGCGAAAACGCCAGATCTGTCCTCAACTAGCAATACGTCATGCATTGAACACTCGCCTATGAAAGTGAAGCTGCCGAGTATAAAACTCCCCACATTCTCCGGTAATTACGAAGAGTGGCCCACATTTAAAGATTTGTTCATATCTTTAATTCACGAATGCACTAAACTGAGTGATATAGAAAAAATCCATTATTTGAAGACTAGTGTCACGGGCGAAGCAGCATTATTGTTGAAGCACATTCAACCTACTAGCGCGAACTATATTCAGGCGTGGGAATCGCTGACTCATCGTTACAACAACAAACGCATAATTGTGAACGCACTTCTCAAACGATTATTTGCGCTGAAAAAATGTTCACATCAATCAGCGGTGCAACTGAAAGTGCTATTAGATACCACCAGCGAGATTATCAACAGCCTGAAGAATCTGAACGTCAACACTGATTCTTGGGATCCATTAATTGTTTTTCTGGTTGCACAGAAATTGGACCCAGAGTCACACAAGGAATGGGAACAAGCGGCGTACTCAGTAAATTCTGAAGATTTATCTACGTGGAAGGATTTGCGCGAGTTTTTAGAAGCCACATTCCGTGCGCTAGAATTAGTAACCCCGGCCTCTAGTACTAGAACAACGAAAGAGCGAGTTCTTCATGTAACAACTTCAGAAAACGAAAAGAAGAAATCGTGTGTTTTATGTAAGGATGTACACACATTATGTCACTGTAACGCATTCAATAAAATGACAATTAAGGAACGAGGAGAACACGTGAAAACAAACAAGTTGTGTTTTAACTGCCTTGGAGCGGGACATTCGGTGTTCAAGTGCCGTATGCCAATGTCTTGCCGCATCTGTAAAAGACGACACCACACACTTCTACATCAACCCAAAAATACAAGCGCGGCTCCACAAGTAGAACCTTAG